TTTGGCCTAAATTAAAAACTACAATTTAGGTCAAAATCCAATACAGCACAACACTGAGTAAAACCCTCTGTATTTTTCAAGtctagtggtggcagcatcatgttatgggaattGTTGCCGGGGCAACCGAGAAGCGTTCCACAGGTGTTTTCATATGTCCCTGATGTTTATTCTATAAAATGTTTCTATAAATGTTTGATAATTTACATACTAGGACATCTAATCATTTGACATTAGAGCTGTCAATAGTATTATTTAAGAAATACTGAAGGATGAAACAAGTTGAACCAGCTGCATCAAAAGGTATCACAAAGAGATCATTCcacactctgtgttctactacccaggtctggtgttggagatcattccacactctgtgttctactacccaggtctggtgttggaggtcattccacactctgtgttctactacccaggtctggtgttggagatcattccacactctgtgttctactacccaggtctggtgttggagatcattccacactctgtgttctactacccaggtctggtgttggaggtcattctacactctgtgttctactacccaggtctggtgttggagatcattccacactctgtgttctactacccaggtctggtgttggaggtcattctacactctgtgttctactacccaggtctggtgttggagatcattctacactctgtgttctactacccaggtctggtgttggagatcattctacactctgtgttctactaccctGGTCTAGTATTGGAGATCATTCtacactctgtgttctactacccaggtctggtgttggagatcattccacactctgtgttctactacccaggtctggtgttggagatcattccacactctgtgttctactacccaggtctggtgttggagatcattccacactctgtgttctacaacccaggtctggtgttggaggtcattccacactctgtgttctactactcaggtctggtgttggagatcattccacactctgtgttctactacctAGGTCTGGTGTTGGATGTCATTCcacactctgtgttctactacacaggtcattctacactctgtgttctactacccaggtctggtgttggagaccattccacactctgtgttctactacccaggtctggtgttggagaccattccacactctgtgttctactacccaggtcattctacactctgtgttctactacccaggtctggtgttggatatcattccacactctgtgttctactacccaggtctggtgttggagaccattccacactctgtgttctactacccaggtctggtgttggagaccattccacactctgtgttctactacccaggtcattctacactctgtgttctactacccaggtctggtgttggatatcattccacactctgtgttctactatccaggtctggtgttggaggtcattctacactctgtgttctactacccaggtctggtgttggagaccattccacactctgtgttctactacccaggtcattctacactctgtgttctactacccaggtctggtgttggagatcattccacactctgtgttctactacccaggtctggtgttggaggTCATTCTACACTatgtgttctactacccaggtctggtgttggagatcattccacactctgtgttctactacccaggtctggtgttggaggTCATTCCACACTCTGTGTTCTACCTAGGTCTGGATTTTcttcatgtattttctgatgtttaatcAGAGACATTAGATGGGAGTATCTCTtctcacattgatcacagctatgagGCTTTCCTactgtgtgtgttcgctggtgttgTGTCAGGTTGCTTAAAGTAGCAAAACTCTTCCCGCAATCAGAGCAGTGGTAatgcttctctcctgtgtgtgtacgCTGGTGTGATATCAGTGCACTCGAGGTGGTACagctctttccacagtcagagcagtggtaaggcttctctcctgtgtgtgttcgctggtgtgttATCAATCCGCTTGAAGTAGAAAAGCTCTTCGCGCAGTTGGAGCAGTGGtacggtttctctccagtgtgtattctcttgtgTACAGTCAGGTTCGCTGATTGAAtgaatctcttcccacactgatcacagcaataaggcttttctcctgtgtgtgttttctgatgTCTTATCAGCTGGCTTGAAGTAGCAAAGCTcattccacagtcagagcagtggtaaggttttTCTCCAGTGTGTATTCTGTGGTGTGTTGCCAGGCCTCCTGCCttagcaaaactcttcccacattgatcacagctatgagGTTTTTCTCCTGTATTGATTCTCTGATGTCTTTTAAGTTCTGTTGAATAGATGAATCTCTGCgggtgtttcttgaggtgttctgacgtggagagactcttctcagcctcgtcagcatcatgttgttgttgaggctccccggAGGATCCAAgatagtcacgtctctctcctgtttgaacaacaaaatcacacaaatcaATATAGTGAATATGTAAATAATTTATTCTAACCTTTAATGGATTTTAAACACAAGTCACACAATTTACCATTTACCTACTTCCCCAGTCAGATTAACTCACCGATACCATTTtggtctctgtgtccagtattgAAGGACGTTAGCGGTAGATTTTGCGAGCTAAtccgttagcacaatgactggaagtctatgatATCTGCTAGCATTAACTAATAGTACTAAGCTAATAAGACAGTCTAGTGATGAACAGCAGTCATATTTCGTcatttcacattagtagtaatgtctatttattttatttttatttattttacctttatttaaccaggtaggctagttgagaacaagttctcattgacAACTGCAACcaggccaagaataaagcaaagcagttcgacacacacaacaagacagagttacacatggaacaaacaaacatacagtctatTATATAATAGaacatgtctatatacagtgtgtgcaaatgaggtaggataagagaggataagagaggtaatgaataggccatagtggttaaataattacaatatagcaattaaacactggaatggtagacgTGTAGAAGATgagtgtacaagtagagatactggggtgtaaaggagcaaaataaataaaataaataacagtatggggatgaggtagttggatgggctatttacagatgggctatgtacaggtgcagtgatatgagtctccaacttcagtgatttttgcagttcgttccagtcattgaccgcagagaactggaaggaaaggcggccgaaggaggatttggctttgggggtgaccagtgagatataccttctggagcgcgtgctacgagtgggtgctgctatggtgaccagtgagctgagataaggcggggcttttcctagcaaagacttacagatgacctggagccagtgggtttggcgacgaatatgaagcaatggccagccaacgagagcatacaggtagcagtggtgggtagtgtatggggctttgatgacaaaactgatggcactgtgatagactacatcaaATTTGCTGagttagagtgttggaagctattttgtagatgacatcgccgaagtcgaggatcctGTCTGTCAGATTGGACGGGGAGctttgctacacagctattttctggtctctccagagatgttcggttGGGTTCAAGTTCAGGCTCTGGCTGCTCTGCGATCCTTACTagtctccctgccgctgaaaaatatccccaccgcatggtgctgccaccactatgcttcaccgtagggatggtgccaggtttcctccaga
This genomic stretch from Oncorhynchus clarkii lewisi isolate Uvic-CL-2024 chromosome 13, UVic_Ocla_1.0, whole genome shotgun sequence harbors:
- the LOC139424267 gene encoding zinc finger protein 3-like, whose protein sequence is MSSPNYSPLAKEEEVCWTEKEGLWLNVVVKEEKEEEDVTVKQEVEGESVTVKEEEKDVSVKEEEDAFRVKEEEDVTVKEEEEKEEAAVFGVKEEMTVISKKEEEEEEETGDLINTRERRDYLGSSGEPQQQHDADEAEKSLSTSEHLKKHPQRFIYSTELKRHQRINTGEKPHSCDQCGKSFAKAGGLATHHRIHTGEKPYHCSDCGMSFATSSQLIRHQKTHTGEKPYCCDQCGKRFIQSANLTVHKRIHTGEKPYHCSNCAKSFSTSSGLITHQRTHTGEKPYHCSDCGKSCTTSSALISHQRTHTGEKHYHCSDCGKSFATLSNLTQHQRTHTVGKPHSCDQCEKRYSHLMSLIKHQKIHEENPDLGRTQSVE